Below is a genomic region from Vibrio nitrifigilis.
CGAGAGAAATCATGACTCCAATTGTTCCTTGGCAGCAACGAATCAAAGGTTTAGTTGGCTGCATGACAATGTTTTTTTGCGCAAAGAGAATGGCGACAAACATAGGGCCAAGTAAGAACGATGCTGGCAGACCTAGATATTGAAGTGCAATGGATATCATTAGAGATAGCACACCTAGCAAAACCCAACGCGTTTCTCTTTTTTGAACAGGCAGGTGTGTAGAGATAAATGACATAAATCGCTCTTCTTTTATAAGGTGCAACAGGAGTAATGCCGCACATAATAAACAAGGGAGAGGATGGTGGCTAGAGAGGAAAGGTATAAACGTTCGTGTTCGATCATTTTATTTATAGGTCTATTGATTTCATCAGAGGAGTGAAATGTGATCTGATCACAAACGCTTGTCGCATATAGTGAGAATTTATGACACTGATTTCCATTACTTTCTCACTTGGTGGGATTGGATGTAAAATTTGTTGCGTATAGAGCTTGGGTAAATTTTGGGTTCATGCTATTAAAATAGACATAAAAATAAATAACTCGAAAGTTTTGGAACTTGGATGTGTTGAGGCAAGGAGCGATAAATACAATGAAAAACTTATCGATGGCTGTTGTCGTTAAAGACCATACAGTGTTATTGCAACAACGTTATCGTGGAGCAAAAGACGTCATTTATGAATTTCCTGGTGGCTCTATTGCTGATAATGAATCTGGTGTATTTGCTGCCATTCGTGAATTGTGGGAAGAAACAGGTGTATCAGGTGTTCGCACTTTGGGAGAGTACACGTGTAAGAATCGGTTTGGTGGTGATAGTCATTACGTGGTTCTTGAGCCTGCTGCAGATGTTTTTCCGCACAAAGCTAACTCAGAGCATATATTGGCATGGTTACCCTTAACGGATATACCACATGAAAAGCTCTATCCTGCAGATAAAGAGTTTGTTGAGCGCTATTTGCCACACTATATCCAGTAACGTCATTTAATAAAGACGGAGGCGAGGCTTAATGCCTCGCTTTTAGGTGTGAACAACGGGTTGTTATTGGTTCTCTTTCTCGTCATTAGAGAGTGATTGTGGGCCGGAGAGATGTTCTTTAAACCAGCTCACGACCAAATTAATTACCGGTTCTTGATACCAGCTGACATCTCCGTGTCCGGCTCCTTCGACCAGATAATAATCAACACGGTTTCCTTCTTCTTTTAAAGCTTGATAAAACTGAGAACCTTGGATAGGTGACACTAGAGTATCGTCACTGCCATGCATCAGTAGGAAAGGGGGCAGGCCAGATTTAACATGTCCCATTGGTGATGCGTAAAGTGCTTTCGTTTCATCACTATCAATGGTGCCACCAGGGTGGTCGGAGAAAGCGACACCATTGACCAATAAAGCTTCGGTTACATTGTCTTGGAGATGGGTTTTATAGTGACTTCCTTCGTAGCCTTCACCAATGTTAAGCAAGTTTGAAATGCCATATAAGCTTGCGACAGCTTGTACTTCCGATGTTTGGTCAACAAACCATCCTTGATCAAACTCTTCGATATCGATGGTAGTCCCCAGCATTTCAGCTAACCAGCCTCCTGCTGAATTACCTAAGACACCAATGCGAGCTGGATCAATGCCATATTCTGTGGCATTGGTGCGTAAGAAGCGAATTGCGGCTTTACCATCAACTACTGGAGCTGGGAATACATCAGGAACAACACGATATTCAGCGGAGCCTACAACAAACCCAGCTTGGGCGAGAGCAACCCGCATTTCCAAAAACTTATCTCTTTCCGCCGTAGTAAAGCCACCTCCTGGGAAAAATACGATGGCCGGTTTTAATTGTGATGTACGTGGAATTAATAACGACATTTTCAGTAATCGGTTTCCGGTCTGTTTTTTTACTTGGGAATACACAACATCACTAATGGAATCGACTGGAACTCGTTCTGGTTTACCCATTTGCATGACCTGCACTCCGTCGATATAACCCGGTAGAGTTTCTGTCTCAAACTTGGGAGGTTCATCGATAGTCAACAGACGACAAAGAGAGGGATGTAATTGGGATTTTTTACCAGACATATGACCACCTAAGGCTGTTATCAGTTTGATAGAGTTGAATTATATCAGTATAAACTGATTGGCGTCGTGCATCCGGTCTGACTATGTGCATTAGGAACAAACTTTGAATCCGTGGTCACAGTTTTTCACGGAACAAGTAGTTCTATTATTGCAAATCGATCAATTAGTACGATCGTTAGGATACGGTTCAATGGACGGTATCAAGAGTTTGATAAAGAAAGCAGGTCAGTGATACCTGCTTTCTAGGATATCCCTAGTGGCTAACTTGTTGTTCTATTAGGTGAGTAATAGCATCGCCTAGTTGTTGAGTCGAAGCATTACCATTCATATCCGGAGTGAGGTTATCTTGTGCGGCTATGACTTTTTCAATAGCCGTCATAATGATGGAGGCTTCTTGAGGTAGACCTAAATGGTCTAGCATCATCGAGCCCGCCCAAATCGTCCCAATCGGGTTAGCGATATTTTGCCCATAAATATCTGGC
It encodes:
- a CDS encoding NUDIX hydrolase, translating into MKNLSMAVVVKDHTVLLQQRYRGAKDVIYEFPGGSIADNESGVFAAIRELWEETGVSGVRTLGEYTCKNRFGGDSHYVVLEPAADVFPHKANSEHILAWLPLTDIPHEKLYPADKEFVERYLPHYIQ
- a CDS encoding alpha/beta hydrolase; this translates as MSGKKSQLHPSLCRLLTIDEPPKFETETLPGYIDGVQVMQMGKPERVPVDSISDVVYSQVKKQTGNRLLKMSLLIPRTSQLKPAIVFFPGGGFTTAERDKFLEMRVALAQAGFVVGSAEYRVVPDVFPAPVVDGKAAIRFLRTNATEYGIDPARIGVLGNSAGGWLAEMLGTTIDIEEFDQGWFVDQTSEVQAVASLYGISNLLNIGEGYEGSHYKTHLQDNVTEALLVNGVAFSDHPGGTIDSDETKALYASPMGHVKSGLPPFLLMHGSDDTLVSPIQGSQFYQALKEEGNRVDYYLVEGAGHGDVSWYQEPVINLVVSWFKEHLSGPQSLSNDEKENQ